Part of the Brevibacillus brevis genome is shown below.
GGCTGTCGCCGCTTTTTTTGCGTGCCGGGGGCCGCATCTATGCGTGCTCCTGCTCCCGATCACCTACGAAGAGCTTGATGGCATAGATGCCGGCAAGCCCTACGAGCACATAGACGATTCGGCTGATGAGCTTGTCCGCTCCCCCGAACAATGTGGCAATGAGAT
Proteins encoded:
- a CDS encoding DUF378 domain-containing protein, encoding MDKLALLLVIIGALNWGLIGLFHFDLIATLFGGADKLISRIVYVLVGLAGIYAIKLFVGDREQEHA